ttataattgtgaatggagggagtatgtcacAGTAAACAGAATGGGGAGCAAAAATAGCTAATCCTTAACACAGCGATGATGTAGTTTAGTTTGGCGGGGTTTTGAAGCATCTCAGCCCCCATAtaactttttattaaaaaaaataatAGTAAACCAGCAATGCTGACAAAGTCCGTCAGGTCACAAAGGAAAAATATATTCCTCTTGACATCTGTTTCCTTTAAAGAACCCAGGCCAGATCTTGAGCACCCGGTCTGCATTTGCAATTTGTAAATGTTAGATGACTATAACTTGTTGTCGCAAAAAAATGCTAAGTAACCTCAGAAATAATGACCTCTATGGTTCTGGTCTACATTTCGCGTTATTGGAGCTGATGTTCGTTTAATGCTTGGGAAAGCAATTTGGAGGTGAAAATAATATATTGAATTTACTCTCTTCTATTCGTCTAACAGATGATCTGTCCGGCTCAGTTTCATTCCTTGAAAATTCCTGAATAGTAGTTTCAGCATTTTAAGGCATGCACTTGGATATAAAAATATTGGTATTATTGCGCTCATCTTCTGTATGTGCATGGTTGATAAAGCACTGCAGAACCTGAAGAGCTTTTCAACTTGGCTGCATCGAGATAATAAGGATTCAATCTTGTgttaagtagtactccctccgtcccataatataggacgttttgtgtcaaaaaacgtcttacattatgggacggagggagtaccttttatgcatcttatactTGAGCTTCTACATTTCAGGAATTCAGGGAGATAGAAAAGAAGATGGAGCAAGTTCTCTAATGTCCTGCAGTCTTAGAAACAGGCTCGAACCCTACAAGTAACATGAGATTTGATTTTAGAAACAAAGGACTTGTCCACAGGCAAACACGAAAAGATCAAAAGTATTGTATCATCATCAAAGAATAGTAGCACGTCACTTTTGGCTGCGAAGGATACTACTGTAGTACTGACTTAAATATTTTTCCATAATGTGGAAGGCAGTCATCTCAGGCTCTGTTGCAGAGTATGGCATTCATTGGGATGAGTTTTACTCGTTGAAGAAGCTTCGCCGCATCGTCCATGCTCTCACCCTGCATTTGCCTTCGGGTTGCAACACGGCAATGGTTGATTGCAACCCGGCATCATCGTCAAAGAATAGTAGCATGTCGCTTTTGGCTGCAATACATATTTCAGTCTGAAGAATACTACTGTAGTACTCtgtaatataagacgttttataCACTTGTTGAGGTATTTTTGTATTGACTTTGGCAGAAATACCTTCAAACGAGTAGCCATCATTTTCACGATAATATTGTACACCACATTACACAAACTGATTGGTCTAAATTGAGTTACCTTCTCTGAAGAATTAACCTTTGGGATAATCACAATTGCAGTATCATTCCATCCAGACAGAATAGTGCACGTATGCACCGCTTGCAGAACCTCCTCAACCAAATCATCCCCTAACATGGGCCAAAATCTTTTATAAAAAGTACATGGAGTTCGTCTGGTCCTGGGGCTTTTAAATCTCCAATGGCAAAAGGAGCATTTCGAACATCTTCAACAGAGTAAGGAGTAAGAAGGTTATGGATCTCACCAGACACTCTTCTTTAAACAAAAAGATAACACTTTCTGGTCTGGTCGCAAAACTTCTGAGATAAAAAGATTAGAAAAATAGCTCGTTATACGGTCCTTCAATTTCGTACCTTGCCGCGAAACACCCTtatcatcaagaaatttttctaaTATTATTTATCCTTTTTCTGCCCATATCCGCATTATTGAAAAAAAAAGTATTACGATCCCCATGGATCAGCCGATTTGTGTGAGCTATCTGAAGCGAGAAAGTTTCTTCTTGATTCAAAAGATTCTCAATGAGAACAATAATTTCCTTTTGGCGTGAACGGGATTCACATTCATAGGAGCACACCTCAACTTCTCTAATTCTTTTTCTTAAATTGTTCATTCTTCTATTTGATCCCTTCAGAGTATTACGATCCCAAGAATGCAGATTTGGGTTCTTCAATGAGATTGATGACATCGATCAACTCAGAAGATTTCGTTTCATGTTCTCTGCTCTACTACATTGGCACTCACTCCGATGTCGCCAGATGGGCGGCAAAGTTTGTAGTACAAGAGATGGACTGACGTTGGCCGTTTTGTTCGGGAGCGAAGGAGTCGGTGCATCTAGGACGATACCTATTCCAGTGCGGGGTGGAAGGTTTAAAACAAGGCGGTTGAGGAATTCCCCCTTATTTGTTCGGGTGAAGGTAACAaatcttttttttggggggggggggggggggtgaaggtAACAAATCAGAGGGACGTGAGGAGAAAGGATGTCCCTTTGCAGCGGACTACACTATTGAGCCTTGAGAAGCCATGCCAATGCAAAGTGCTTCAGGTTTAAGGTCGAACGCAAACCAACTTGCGGTTGGATGGTGAGGAAGACAGTGGTATCCCATTACAAagagttcaagtcctagacttgacattAATGCTTGCATTTTTTTGGATTTATTCCAAACCTTTCGGCGAtatgcattcagtgggaggagatgttcccgtcgactacgaaggtgtctgtggcgacttcgtcaatctcaagatgatgtgccggctcagtctctcggagataCTCACAAAGATAGGTTGTGCGTGGGCGCGTTCACTGGGATGAGTGTATGTGTATGTATGAGCATctgtgtctgtactgtgttaaaaaaaattcAAGATCAAACAAGTTATGATTTTACTTATTTGGCGTATTTTGTGATGTTGTTTAGAACGCGTTTTTTTTCACACAGTACAgaacaagcgctcatatacatgcgcatacactcacccctatgaacgcacacacgcatatactacccctataagcacctctgaaagactgagccggcatatcatcttcaAATTTACGAAGGGTCTacgagaacgtctcctcccactgaatgcgcatcgccggaaatcctgaaataaacgtagaaataaatgcgagcatcaggatttgaatCTTGGTGGACTGGGTACCACAGTCCCTCCAACCATCCAATCACACAATCACAAGTTGGTTCGTTTTGCTCTAGAACGCGTTGCTTGGTAAAGGGCGTGTTTGGTTACCCGCATCGAgtccaaccaggcccgcgcgggaagggagaggcctgtttggttgcctggtttTCCTGTTGGGCCTGCATCGCACGCTCCTCAAAGCAGCATagagcctggctcgctggaaacgctcgatcggcagtttctcgcgagccaggcTGAGTGCGGTGCGAGGTCGCACGGGCGGGAGCGAGGCGAGGGCGAGGGGGGATGGCGGGAGATGGAAATCTGGCGCGCCGTCCCGGCGCCAAATTAGCCTCACCCTCCTTTCACTCGCTCACCCATAGCCACTGCCCCCTTTCTTCCCTACTGCCTCACCACCGGCGGCGGCTGCGATTTCAGATCTACGCTataggcagcggcggcggcggaagaggcggcggcgtttGCGGCGGATCTGGTGCTGCCCTTGCTGTTGGCCACCGTCTAGTCGACCTAGTctgtgccatggctccccctacgccGTCCTCGTCTCCGATGCCGGTAAGCAGCACCCCCTCCCCCTTTGTTAGCTTAGTGGTTAGGCCATTAAGCTAGGTGTAGGATCGATTTCCCACTGAACGAACCGTCGATGTCGACtaggttctggaaccgggactaaagggtcgttactaaagcctccccctttggtcccggttcttacacgaaccgggactaaaggcccttcacGTGGCcactgcctggaggtccacctttagtcccggttggtaattttatgatttttttgaattttttttatttttaaatttttaaatttttttaatctctaatcacccctcatcactgctcaatttaacctccaatctctaatcacccctcatcattccaaatcatctaacttcccggacggtcacccatcctctcactactccagcctgagcacgcttaacttccgggttctattctccctcgtttccaagtctgcacttgttgttttcctgacaatagtaagatgtcaatcctattaaccctcaggaatttagcttgagcatgaagtcacacatttcactgtttgagtttgaaactattgttctaaaaaacaataattatttagtaacactaatatttcttgataagtagtttgaccatagtttgaccagatttgaccaaaattcaaaaaaactgaaataattatttagtaatactaatatttcttgaataattagtttgaccattgtttgaccacagtttgaccagatttgaccaaaattcaaaaaaactaaaataattatttagtaacactaatattcttgaataattatttagtaacattaatacttcttgaataagtagtttgaccatagtttgaccagatttaacaaaaattcaaaaaaactgaaatttgagcataactttttttccttttagaatttgaggattctaaaaatttgcaaacaggccgtggaaaagacaaaatcggatgcggattttcgtgctgaacattttgatatattatacttttttttctgacatcgtatgcaaaagttatagccgttttacatttttcctacactttttgcaaaacatgtccaaatttaagtttttaaattttcctaaaatTCTCACTGATatgaagttcacatatgtgctggCTGGCTAGGAGGGGTCAGCGCATGATACTAACATTCTCACTGATAGCATGAGTCgacctgatgggatcaacatccccgacgacaagttctaccttggagatgctggctatgcatgtcggccgggtattcttccacccttcaggaaaacaagataccatctcaacgagttctctggtaggaactatcctaggactgcacaggagttgtttaatctcagacactccagccttagagtaactgttgagagggcatttggagctctgaagaataggtttaagatcctggatcagaagccattccacccatactccactcaggttaagctagttcttgcttgttgcattctgcataactggatcctccggtggggctttgatgaacacgtgcctgaggaggaagatgtcgagcctgacgatgttgttagctccggccatggtgtggaggcatttgacaatgacGCTTGAAAGAACAAAAAGTTGGAGTGGGCAGAGGCGACGTGGCTTAACAGAGGtcagtgcaggatttgaagaagatggaagaagaacaagaagcagcagcagcagcagtagaagcagaagcagaagtagaagaagaggaaaggaagagGAAGATCTGATAGCACCGATGAACTATCCCCTATTTAGCCAATGTCTCTTAATAATTTGAACTGTCATTTGATAGTAGTTAGGATGAACTGTCATTTGTTTAAGTAGATGGCGCTACATTCTGTATGGTAAGCTCACCACTAGTTAGAAGTGGTGACAACACCTTATGCAGGTTGCAACCAAACACCATATCATATGTGCGCCTAatgcaatgcgggcaaccaaacgccGAGTCGAAAATGGTTGTCCCATGCAACTAGGGGCACGCAGGCAACCAAACTATATGCATCTGGGGTTTTTTGGCCTGCATCTCCTCAAACCGGCTCAATAGAGCCAGGCGAGTTTTTTGACTTGCATCCCTTCAAACCGGCTCAATAGAGCTAGGCGAGTTTTTTGGCCTGCATCCCTTCAAACCGGCTCAATAAAGCCAGACTCGCCGGGCCAGGCTGAATCGGCAATGTAACCAAACACGTCCAAAAGTGTAGCATGGTGTACGTGCCAGCCACGGAGCACGATGAAATGAAGCGGCGCGAACGCACGACACTGATTGCACGAACCCACACGAAGCGAGACTTCCGTAGATTCTggactcctccccccacccaaaCCCTCGCCTCCGCCGCACCATCAccgtgccgccgccgccagcgctgaTGGACGGGCCCGTAGAGGATCCCTTCCTCCGCCTTTAGCCGGAGCTCGTCGAGGAGGTCCTCCTCCGCCTTCCGCCGGAGGAGCCCGCCTGCCTCGTCCGCGCCTCCGCCGTCCGCAAGCCCTGGCGCCGCGTCCTCGCCAGCGCGGGCTTTCGCCGCCGCTACCGTGAATTCCACGGACCACCTCCGGTCCTCGGGATCGTCCAAGAGGACGCCAGCTTCCGCCCCATATCGGCGCTCCCTGCCCAGCCTGTCCGCTCCCGCTGGGCTAAAGTGAAGGCCCTGGACTGCCGCCACGGCCGCTACCTATTCGAGTCCTACAGCCGGTACTTCGGGGAAGGGGAGCCCGTTTACATAACCATCGCGGACCCTCTGACGGGCCACGAGCTCCGCCTGCGCACACCGGTGGACGACGGCGTGCTCTGGTTCAGCGCGGCGGTGCTCTGCGCCGCACAAGGCTGCGACCACCACGGTTGCCAAGGAGGGCACTTCTGTGTGGTCATCGTGACCACCAATCATCAGAAAAAAGTCACAGCGGGATGGATGTACTCGTCGGAGACTCGTGTGTGGACCGAGCTCACCTCTGTTCATCACCCCGATATCACCAAGTATACCTATAACCGAGGTTCGCCAAGCGTCCTTGTGGGTGATGCACTCTACTTTGACTTGGATGGCATTATCAAGTGCCAACTTGGTACACTTCGCTTGTCAATGTTTGAGAGGCCGACCGATGCCAAGGGGCATGTCATGACGGCGGAAGATGGGGGGCTCGGATTCGCTGCCGTGGTTGATGTCACAAACCTGACCATTTGGTCAATGCAGACCGGACCAGAGGGAGCCATGGGATGGGCAAAACTCAGGGTAATCGATCTTACGACGCTGCTCCCTGACAGGGCCCTTTCGATTCCAGCACCTGAAGATGGAATTAGTGGCATCGCCGAAGGCACCCAAATCATTTTTGTGAGCTCATGTGTTGGTACCTATATGGTCGATCTCAAGTCAAGGCGAGTTAGGAAGGTATCTGATCCTGGCAGAAAAGTCTTTCCCTACATGAGATTCTACATCCCAGGAATTATTACTTATGTAAATATATACAACCCTGCAAAATCCCGTTTTACGATCTGTCAGTCCATATTTTCTTAATGATCCTCTGAACTTGTGGATTTACCTGGCGTGTTTGTGCCTTGTGGTCGGTGTGTAAGCAAAATGTACATTCAGTTAAACCTGATTCATCAATCAGTTGATTTTATGTTCTAATTTCTTGCATTTCTGCAGCAATGGAAGCAGCTTCTATGGGCCAGGGGCAGTGAGCTGGTGCTTTAGTGTTTGTCAAGCTCTACTTGCTGGAGCAAGTTGGTGGAGGTGGAAGTAGTGATGTTTTGCACAAGTATGGCTCTGCATCTGTGAGGTTACTGCTGGTGTTAGTTTTGGGCTCTGGAACTTCGTTAGCAAGTTGTTGCTTCCGTGCTTTGCAGTTTGTAAAGATCTTTTCAGTCATTTTGTGATCTTGTGAAATATGCTGACACGAGCGCGACTCAAAGATTGTTTGCCATGGGAA
This window of the Triticum aestivum cultivar Chinese Spring chromosome 5D, IWGSC CS RefSeq v2.1, whole genome shotgun sequence genome carries:
- the LOC123123303 gene encoding uncharacterized protein is translated as MYSSETRVWTELTSVHHPDITKYTYNRGSPSVLVGDALYFDLDGIIKCQLGTLRLSMFERPTDAKGHVMTAEDGGLGFAAVVDVTNLTIWSMQTGPEGAMGWAKLRVIDLTTLLPDRALSIPAPEDGISGIAEGTQIIFVSSCVGTYMVDLKSRRVRKVSDPGRKVFPYMRFYIPAMEAASMGQGQ